A region of Candidatus Amarolinea dominans DNA encodes the following proteins:
- the cas4 gene encoding CRISPR-associated protein Cas4, with protein sequence MFTVTDIKQYVYCARVLYYEVCLPRIRPTTDKMEAGQEAHEEEETREHRRSLQAYGVQTAEREFNKRLYSEALGLSGMIDLLLVAPDGQEDVAWPVDYKLATETGPNIRLQLAAYAVLVEECLHKRAEQGYIYPIPLRRAEVVKIDAGQKRRVREALAQMREIVVTERMPAAVKERGKCVDCEFRRFCNDI encoded by the coding sequence ATGTTTACCGTGACGGATATCAAGCAGTATGTGTACTGTGCCCGCGTGCTGTATTACGAAGTGTGTTTGCCGCGCATCCGGCCAACGACCGACAAGATGGAGGCGGGGCAGGAGGCGCATGAGGAGGAGGAGACGCGCGAACACCGACGTTCGTTGCAGGCCTACGGCGTGCAAACTGCGGAGCGAGAGTTCAACAAGCGCCTGTACAGCGAAGCGCTGGGCTTGAGCGGCATGATAGATCTGCTGCTGGTGGCGCCAGATGGACAAGAGGATGTGGCCTGGCCGGTGGACTACAAGCTGGCGACAGAGACAGGGCCGAACATTCGCTTGCAGTTGGCGGCGTATGCGGTGTTGGTGGAGGAGTGTCTGCACAAGCGGGCAGAGCAGGGGTATATCTACCCCATACCGCTGCGGCGGGCAGAGGTGGTGAAGATTGATGCGGGGCAGAAGCGCCGTGTGAGAGAGGCGTTGGCGCAAATGCGTGAAATTGTTGTGACTGAACGCATGCCGGCGGCGGTGAAGGAGCGCGGCAAGTGCGTGGACTGCGAGTTCAGGCGTTTCTGCAACGATATTTGA
- the cas2 gene encoding CRISPR-associated endonuclease Cas2 — MMTIVIYDISDDKVRTTVAAACLDYGLDRIQFSAFSGNLSRNHQEALMMKIRRRVGRKPASVQLFTICAEDWARRIEVLVAEKAGSGGPGKHGEHAEEADRDDEEI; from the coding sequence ATGATGACGATAGTGATCTATGACATCAGCGATGACAAGGTGCGCACGACGGTGGCCGCGGCGTGCCTGGACTATGGGTTGGATCGCATTCAGTTCAGCGCGTTCAGCGGCAATCTGAGTCGCAATCATCAGGAGGCGTTGATGATGAAGATTCGGCGGCGAGTGGGCAGAAAACCGGCGAGCGTGCAGCTCTTTACGATCTGCGCTGAAGACTGGGCGCGGCGGATCGAGGTTCTGGTGGCGGAGAAGGCCGGCAGTGGTGGCCCAGGGAAACACGGGGAGCATGCTGAGGAGGCGGACCGTGATGACGAGGAGATTTGA